Proteins encoded together in one Camelina sativa cultivar DH55 chromosome 9, Cs, whole genome shotgun sequence window:
- the LOC104712367 gene encoding protein STRICTOSIDINE SYNTHASE-LIKE 10, translating into MTTILVTVFLTVVVTILAILVSTTQTGYGIFAPPKIAGSRDVFPSAKVVNLTGASGPESIAFDPAGEGPYAGVSDGRVLKWRGESLGWTDFAFTSANREMCVRPFAPELEHVCGRPLGLRFDKKSGDLYIADAYFGLLIVGPAGGLARPLVTEAEGQPFRFTNDLDIDEQDDVIYFTDTSAKFQRRQFLAAVLNVDKTGRFIKYDRSSKKATVLLQGLAFANGVALSKDRSFVLVVETTTCKILRLWLSGPNAGTQDVFAELPGFPDNIRRNSNGEFWVALHSKKGLFAKLSLSQPWFKDLVLRLPISAPRLHSLFTGGRPHATAVKLSESGEVLEVLEDKEGKRLRFISEVEEKDGKLWIGSVLMPFLGVYDL; encoded by the exons atgaccACGATTCTCGTAACAGTATTCTTAACAGTGGTTGTAACAATCCTAGCAATCCTTGTCTCAACTACTCAAACCGGTTACGGCATCTTCGCACCGCCTAAAATCGCCGGTTCGCGCGATGTTTTCCCGTCGGCGAAAGTGGTTAACTTAACCGGAGCCTCCGGTCCGGAGAGTATAGCTTTCGATCCAGCAGGGGAAGGTCCGTACGCTGGCGTCTCCGACGGTCGAGTCTTGAAATGGCGTGGTGAATCGCTTGGATGGACCGATTTCGCTTTCACATCGGCCAATAG GGAGATGTGTGTTCGCCCTTTTGCACCAGAGTTGGAGCATGTGTGTGGAAGGCCATTGGGATTGAGGTTCGATAAGAAAAGTGGAGATCTTTACATAGCAGATGCTTACTTTGGCCTTCTTATTGTTGGTCCTGCTGGTGGTTTAGCTAGACCTTTAGTTACAGAAGCTGAGGGGCAGCCGTTTCGTTTCACTAATGATTTGGACATTGATGAGCAAGATGATGTGATTTACTTCACAGATACCAGTGCCAAATTTCAGAGAAG GCAATTCTTAGCTGCTGTTTTGAACGTTGATAAGACTGGAAGGTTTATCAAGTATGACAGATCAAGCAAGAAAGCGACGGTCTTATTACAAGGCCTTGCATTTGCAAACGGCGTTGCACTAAGCAAAGACCGTTCTTTTGTATTGGTAGTCGAAACAACCACTTGCAAGATCCTAAGGCTTTGGCTCTCTGGTCCAAACGCAGGAACCCAAGATGTGTTTGCTGAGCTTCCAGGTTTCCCTGACAACATCAGAAGAAACTCGAATGGAGAATTCTGGGTTGCTTTACACTCAAAGAAAGGTCTTTTCGCGAAACTCTCGCTCTCTCAACCTTGGTTCAAAGATTTGGTGCTTAGACTTCCGATCAGTGCCCCGCGCCTGCACTCGCTGTTCACTGGAGGAAGACCTCATGCTACAGCCGTGAAGCTGAGTGAATCAGGAGAGGTTTTGGAAGTACTCGAGGATAAGGAAGGAAAGAGATTAAGGTTTATAAGTGAAGTGGAAGAGAAAGATGGCAAGCTTTGGATTGGTTCTGTTCTCATGCCATTTCTtggtgtttatgatttgtag
- the LOC104712368 gene encoding two-component response regulator ARR9-like translates to MGMAAESQFHVLAVDDSLFDRKLIERLLQKSSCQVTTVDSGSKALEFLGLRQGIESNDPNALSTALVNHQEVEVNLIITDYCMPGMTGYDLLKKVKESSAFKNIPVVIMSSENVPATISRCLEEGAEEFFLKPVRLADLNKLKPHMMKTKLKNQKLEEIEEPSKDENGTVVAATVVPEIKGSTTTEIGVLPLQQDLLLVQQGEQTLSTTNKRKSMEEGISTDRPRPRFDGITTAV, encoded by the exons ATGGGTATGGCAGCAGAGTCGCAGTTTCATGTATTAGCTGTTGATGATAGTCTTTTTGATCGGAAACTTATTGAGAGATTGCTTCAAAAGTCTTCGTGTCAAG TAACTACTGTTGATTCAGGCTCAAAGGCTTTAGAGTTTCTGGGTTTAAGACAAGGTATTGAGAGTAACGATCCAAATGCACTTTCTACGGCTCTTGTAAATCACCAG GAAGTTGAAGTGAATCTTATAATTACTGATTATTGTATGCCAGGCATGACTGGTTATGATTTGCTCAAGAAAGTCAag gaATCATCAGCTTTCAAGAACATACCAGTAGTTATAATGTCCTCTGAGAACGTTCCTGCAACAATCAGCAG ATGTTTAGAAGAAGGTGCTGAAGAGTTTTTCTTGAAACCAGTAAGATTGGCTGATCTTAACAAGTTGAAACCTCATATGATGAAAACTAAGTTGAAGAACCAGAAGCTGGAGGAGATTGAGGAACCTTCAAAAGACGAAAATGGAACTGTAGTAGCAGCAACAGTTGTACCAGAGATTAAAGGCTCTACAACAACCGAAATAGGAGTCTTGCCTCTGCAGCAAGATCTGCTATTAGTACAACAAGGGGAGCAAACGTTGAGTACTACCAACAAGAGGAAGTCAATGGAAGAGGGTATCTCAACAGATAGACCACGTCCTAGATTTGACGGTATCACAACTGCTGTCTGA
- the LOC104712372 gene encoding cystathionine beta-lyase, chloroplastic-like isoform X1, translating into MASSLSLHSSFVPSSFADLPDRVSPFIKGLLSKNSPTSVSISKFPTWEKKLISNRNLFKLNCVMEQSVDGQTQSTVVNNTPDSFNAMNIKEEASVSTLLVNVDNEFDPFDALSTPLYQTATFKQPSAIENGPYDYTRSGNPTRDALESLLAKLDKADRAFCFTSGMAALSAVTHLIKNGEEIVAGDDVYGGSDRLLSQVVPRFGVVVKRVNTTKLDEVAAAIGPKTKLVWLESPTNPRQQISDIRKIAEMAHAQGAIVLVDNSIMSPVLSRPLELGADIVMHSATKFIAGHSDLMAGVLAVKGEKLAKELYFLQNSEGSGLAPFDCWLCLRGIKTMALRIEKQQENARKIAIYLSSHPRVKKVYYAGLPDHPGHDLHFSQAKGAGSVFSFITGSIALSKHLVETTKYFSIAVSFGSVKSLISMPCFMSHASIPSEVREARGLTEDLVRISAGIEDADDLISDLDIAFKTCPF; encoded by the exons atggcatctTCTCTATCACTTCACTCCTCCTTCGTACCATCTTCCTTCGCTGATCTCCCCGACCGAGTAAGCCCCTTTATTAAA GGTTTGCTCAGTAAGAACTCTCCGACCAGTGTTTCCATTTCCAAGTTTCCAACTTGGGAGAAGAAGCTGATCTCCAATCGTAACCTTTTCAAGCTGAATTGTGTGATGGAGCAAAGTGTTGATGGACAAACTCAATCTACTGTTGTTAACAATACCCCAGACAGCTTTAATG CTATGAATATCAAAGAAGAAGCTAGCGTCTCTACGTTACTGGTTAACGTTGATAATGAATTTGATCCCTTTGATGCATTGAGCACTCCTCTTTACCAAACAGCTACTTTTAAGCAG CCTTCTGCTATTGAAAATGGACCTTATGATTATACAAGAAGTGGGAATCCTACAAGGGATGCATTGGAAAG TCTCCTTGCGAAGCTTGACAAGGCAGATAGAGCATTTTGCTTCACTAGTGGAATGGCTGCTCTTAGTGCTGTTACACACCTTATCAAAAATG GTGAAGAAATTGTTGCTGGAGATGATGTATATGGTGGATCAGACAGATTACTCTCCCAAGTAGTTCCGAGATTTGGCGTTGTGGTAAA ACGAGTAAACACAACTAAATTAGACGAGGTTGCTGCTGCAATTGGTCCCAAGACAAAGCTTGTGTGGCTAGAGTCTCCAACAAACCCTAGACAACAAATTTCTGATATACGA AAAATAGCTGAGATGGCTCATGCTCAAGGTGCGATTGTGTTGGTGGACAACAGTATTATGTCACCGGTGCTCTCTCGGCCATTAGAACTGGGAGCTG ACATCGTGATGCACTCGGCTACTAAGTTTATAGCCGGACACAGTGATTTGATGGCGGGTGTGCTTGCTGTGAAAGGCGAAAA ATTGGCAAAGGAATTGTATTTCCTTCAAAATTCAGAAGGTTCTGGATTAGCTCCTTTCGACTGTTGGCTGTGCCTGCGAGGAATCAAGACAATGGCTTTACGTATAGAAAAACAACAG GAAAATGCACGTAAAATTGCAATTTACTTGTCTTCTCATCCAAGAGTGAAGAAAGTGTACTATGCTGGTCTACCAGATCATCCTGGTCACGATCTCCACTTCTCTCAG GCTAAGGGTGCAGGATCAGTTTTTAGCTTTATAACTGGATCGATTGCGCTATCAAAGCATCTTGTAGAAACCACCAAATACTTCAGCATAGCTGTCAGTTTTG GGAGTGTTAAGTCACTTATAAGCATGCCATGCTTCATGTCACATGCAAGCATACCTTCAGAAGTGCGTGAGGCCAGAGGCTTGACTGAAGATCTTGTCCGTATATCAGCAGGAATCGAAGATGCCGATGATTTGATCTCTGATCTTGACATTGCTTTTAAAACCTGTCCTTTTTAG
- the LOC104712372 gene encoding cystathionine beta-lyase, chloroplastic-like isoform X2 yields the protein MASSLSLHSSFVPSSFADLPDRGLLSKNSPTSVSISKFPTWEKKLISNRNLFKLNCVMEQSVDGQTQSTVVNNTPDSFNAMNIKEEASVSTLLVNVDNEFDPFDALSTPLYQTATFKQPSAIENGPYDYTRSGNPTRDALESLLAKLDKADRAFCFTSGMAALSAVTHLIKNGEEIVAGDDVYGGSDRLLSQVVPRFGVVVKRVNTTKLDEVAAAIGPKTKLVWLESPTNPRQQISDIRKIAEMAHAQGAIVLVDNSIMSPVLSRPLELGADIVMHSATKFIAGHSDLMAGVLAVKGEKLAKELYFLQNSEGSGLAPFDCWLCLRGIKTMALRIEKQQENARKIAIYLSSHPRVKKVYYAGLPDHPGHDLHFSQAKGAGSVFSFITGSIALSKHLVETTKYFSIAVSFGSVKSLISMPCFMSHASIPSEVREARGLTEDLVRISAGIEDADDLISDLDIAFKTCPF from the exons atggcatctTCTCTATCACTTCACTCCTCCTTCGTACCATCTTCCTTCGCTGATCTCCCCGACCGA GGTTTGCTCAGTAAGAACTCTCCGACCAGTGTTTCCATTTCCAAGTTTCCAACTTGGGAGAAGAAGCTGATCTCCAATCGTAACCTTTTCAAGCTGAATTGTGTGATGGAGCAAAGTGTTGATGGACAAACTCAATCTACTGTTGTTAACAATACCCCAGACAGCTTTAATG CTATGAATATCAAAGAAGAAGCTAGCGTCTCTACGTTACTGGTTAACGTTGATAATGAATTTGATCCCTTTGATGCATTGAGCACTCCTCTTTACCAAACAGCTACTTTTAAGCAG CCTTCTGCTATTGAAAATGGACCTTATGATTATACAAGAAGTGGGAATCCTACAAGGGATGCATTGGAAAG TCTCCTTGCGAAGCTTGACAAGGCAGATAGAGCATTTTGCTTCACTAGTGGAATGGCTGCTCTTAGTGCTGTTACACACCTTATCAAAAATG GTGAAGAAATTGTTGCTGGAGATGATGTATATGGTGGATCAGACAGATTACTCTCCCAAGTAGTTCCGAGATTTGGCGTTGTGGTAAA ACGAGTAAACACAACTAAATTAGACGAGGTTGCTGCTGCAATTGGTCCCAAGACAAAGCTTGTGTGGCTAGAGTCTCCAACAAACCCTAGACAACAAATTTCTGATATACGA AAAATAGCTGAGATGGCTCATGCTCAAGGTGCGATTGTGTTGGTGGACAACAGTATTATGTCACCGGTGCTCTCTCGGCCATTAGAACTGGGAGCTG ACATCGTGATGCACTCGGCTACTAAGTTTATAGCCGGACACAGTGATTTGATGGCGGGTGTGCTTGCTGTGAAAGGCGAAAA ATTGGCAAAGGAATTGTATTTCCTTCAAAATTCAGAAGGTTCTGGATTAGCTCCTTTCGACTGTTGGCTGTGCCTGCGAGGAATCAAGACAATGGCTTTACGTATAGAAAAACAACAG GAAAATGCACGTAAAATTGCAATTTACTTGTCTTCTCATCCAAGAGTGAAGAAAGTGTACTATGCTGGTCTACCAGATCATCCTGGTCACGATCTCCACTTCTCTCAG GCTAAGGGTGCAGGATCAGTTTTTAGCTTTATAACTGGATCGATTGCGCTATCAAAGCATCTTGTAGAAACCACCAAATACTTCAGCATAGCTGTCAGTTTTG GGAGTGTTAAGTCACTTATAAGCATGCCATGCTTCATGTCACATGCAAGCATACCTTCAGAAGTGCGTGAGGCCAGAGGCTTGACTGAAGATCTTGTCCGTATATCAGCAGGAATCGAAGATGCCGATGATTTGATCTCTGATCTTGACATTGCTTTTAAAACCTGTCCTTTTTAG
- the LOC104712372 gene encoding cystathionine beta-lyase, chloroplastic-like isoform X3, with the protein MEQSVDGQTQSTVVNNTPDSFNAMNIKEEASVSTLLVNVDNEFDPFDALSTPLYQTATFKQPSAIENGPYDYTRSGNPTRDALESLLAKLDKADRAFCFTSGMAALSAVTHLIKNGEEIVAGDDVYGGSDRLLSQVVPRFGVVVKRVNTTKLDEVAAAIGPKTKLVWLESPTNPRQQISDIRKIAEMAHAQGAIVLVDNSIMSPVLSRPLELGADIVMHSATKFIAGHSDLMAGVLAVKGEKLAKELYFLQNSEGSGLAPFDCWLCLRGIKTMALRIEKQQENARKIAIYLSSHPRVKKVYYAGLPDHPGHDLHFSQAKGAGSVFSFITGSIALSKHLVETTKYFSIAVSFGSVKSLISMPCFMSHASIPSEVREARGLTEDLVRISAGIEDADDLISDLDIAFKTCPF; encoded by the exons ATGGAGCAAAGTGTTGATGGACAAACTCAATCTACTGTTGTTAACAATACCCCAGACAGCTTTAATG CTATGAATATCAAAGAAGAAGCTAGCGTCTCTACGTTACTGGTTAACGTTGATAATGAATTTGATCCCTTTGATGCATTGAGCACTCCTCTTTACCAAACAGCTACTTTTAAGCAG CCTTCTGCTATTGAAAATGGACCTTATGATTATACAAGAAGTGGGAATCCTACAAGGGATGCATTGGAAAG TCTCCTTGCGAAGCTTGACAAGGCAGATAGAGCATTTTGCTTCACTAGTGGAATGGCTGCTCTTAGTGCTGTTACACACCTTATCAAAAATG GTGAAGAAATTGTTGCTGGAGATGATGTATATGGTGGATCAGACAGATTACTCTCCCAAGTAGTTCCGAGATTTGGCGTTGTGGTAAA ACGAGTAAACACAACTAAATTAGACGAGGTTGCTGCTGCAATTGGTCCCAAGACAAAGCTTGTGTGGCTAGAGTCTCCAACAAACCCTAGACAACAAATTTCTGATATACGA AAAATAGCTGAGATGGCTCATGCTCAAGGTGCGATTGTGTTGGTGGACAACAGTATTATGTCACCGGTGCTCTCTCGGCCATTAGAACTGGGAGCTG ACATCGTGATGCACTCGGCTACTAAGTTTATAGCCGGACACAGTGATTTGATGGCGGGTGTGCTTGCTGTGAAAGGCGAAAA ATTGGCAAAGGAATTGTATTTCCTTCAAAATTCAGAAGGTTCTGGATTAGCTCCTTTCGACTGTTGGCTGTGCCTGCGAGGAATCAAGACAATGGCTTTACGTATAGAAAAACAACAG GAAAATGCACGTAAAATTGCAATTTACTTGTCTTCTCATCCAAGAGTGAAGAAAGTGTACTATGCTGGTCTACCAGATCATCCTGGTCACGATCTCCACTTCTCTCAG GCTAAGGGTGCAGGATCAGTTTTTAGCTTTATAACTGGATCGATTGCGCTATCAAAGCATCTTGTAGAAACCACCAAATACTTCAGCATAGCTGTCAGTTTTG GGAGTGTTAAGTCACTTATAAGCATGCCATGCTTCATGTCACATGCAAGCATACCTTCAGAAGTGCGTGAGGCCAGAGGCTTGACTGAAGATCTTGTCCGTATATCAGCAGGAATCGAAGATGCCGATGATTTGATCTCTGATCTTGACATTGCTTTTAAAACCTGTCCTTTTTAG